The genomic region ACTTCAAATCCTCCATCGTGTCACATTAGCTCAGCCAATGGGATCCGATTATCAGGTTGTGGAACAAACACCTTGGAAAGCATAAAACTAGAAAGAGGTAGGTGAGAGGTCAGCTTTGGTGGGAAGAGGGAGCATGGGAGCTGGGCAGGAGGTGAGAGGGGGACAGGGAGGGTGTCCCAGCCTCAGTAGCACTTTGCGGGTTTTAAAGGACATTCACATCCATCACTTTCCCGGCTCCTTGCAGGTATAACTGCAGGTGTTTCACCTCACTTCATGGGGGTGGGGAGCCCCCACCAGGAGTTAAGAGTCTGGGCCACTAGCTTGTTAGAGTCAGAGGCGGCCCTGCAGTCCCTCCAGTTCCGGTCGGCGCGCTGGGCCCTTCCTTCCACCCACCGGGGTCAGCACAGGAGCCCGGTGTGTGCACAGAGGTCTGTGTTCGTGTACTCGGATGCCCACAGGTGTCCCTGGAAGTTCACAGGTGTATGGCCCCGTGCACTCGTGCTGCCCCGCGGGGGCCTTGCGGCCTGACGGCGGGTGAGATGCCCGCGGCTGAGCGGAGCTGAGCGAGTCTGCTCGGCGACCCCGGGGCGCGGGAGTCATCTGGCCCAGAGTAGGCCTCGCTCTGCTCCTTTCAGCGTCCCGCTTCTGCCTCTTGGGGTCTCCTCCCTTCCCTACCGTCTTGGGTTTCCCGTTTCCCCTATCAGTTTCTCCGACCGGGGCAGGGTGTTCGGCTCCGTGTCCCCTTTCCAGCTGCTCTTACTAATCTGGCGGCCGGAGATCGGAGAGCCTGGCTGACTTTGCTAggggccctggagaaggggaactGAGCGACGGGGCGAACTCCCGGGACCGAACTTCAAAGACGCTGCGGGCACGATGCGATAACTCTGTCACTCCATTCCACCAAAACTCAAGACACCTCCCCACCCTCAGTCCCGCTCCCCACCGGGGACAAGGGGAGGGGTCTCATCTGCAACGCTAGAGGCCACCCAGCTGCGCCCACCTCACCGCCCACGGCAGCTCCGCTTTCCCCCGCGCCCCGCCACCCCATCTCCTGCCCCGCGTCCCAGCCAGCCCCCGGCCACAGCACAGTCCGCTCCAGATCCGCGCCAGGTTTCCTTCGCATCGCTGGGGTCTCCGCCCCTCCGAGCGCCGCCGCCGGAGCCGAGCCGGAGCGTAGCGGCGGGAGCCACGCGCACCTCCCGAATCCCGAAGCACTAGGAGCCCGAGCCCGCGAGCGGGTCTGAGCGGCGGTGCTGACCCCGCCTTCTATCAGAACTCCGAGTCGGGACCGGACGGCGCGGCCGGGTCCCCGCGCCTCATCGGAATTTGACCCTCGGAGCTCCGAGGTGACCCCTCTCTGCGCTGTCGGCCTCGATCGGCTTCTCAGCATCCCGGCCCTGGCCCTGGCTCGGGAGAGGTAGGGGGATGCAGCGGGGCCTGGGGGCGGGAGGCTGGAGTGCTCCTCCCCCGCGGGATGGGGACAGCGGAAGGCcacgcccccgcccccccaggaGAAGCAAGCCGCCGCGCCCCCTACTGCCCAACCCCTGCAAGTCCCGGGGATGATAGTAACTTGAGACCCGACTTTGTTCAGATGTTGAGAGGCGCCTTCCCTCCTTCACCCTATCATCATTTGGCTCCCACCGTTCCCCAGAGTCTGGCAGTGTCCGGGGAGACCCTTGCCAAGTAGACAGCTTCCTTTGGGATCTCCCTGCCTCCTGCTTCCCCAACAGACCGGGACGACCCTCCAGCACCCCCTCTCCATGATTCTGGCCCTCTGGGGCCCCCGGGCACCCCCGTCTCCCCAGCTCCACGGTCTTCCTCATCCCCTGCCTCTGCCCCACTTCACCTTGTCTCCCCTGCCTCTTCTGTCAAGTCCGTTCTCTTTGAGCCTCTTCCCTGgttttctcctctccctccttgaCCCCCTTCCCCACCACACACCCGCTGGGAGAAGGGGGTGGGTGTGTCACTCTGCTTTCTATTTCTGGCCTCCTTGGGGAGGGGGTGCAAGCTAGgaagttttgtggggttttttggcaTCTACTGGGCTCTGAATCACCAGGTGTCATGTCTGTTATTATCCATGCCCTCCAGATCCTCTCTTGATGGCCTTTGTCTCCTTTCTGCCTCAATTCTGATCATTGTCTCTCTCTTTGGGTGCTTCGTATAGCCGCCGTCTCTTTGTCCCTGCCTTTCCTCTCTCCGTTTGTCTTCCAGCTCAGAGAAGCTGCGACCTCAGGGGCATTAATATTTCAGGTGTgtggggtgagggaggaggggagagttgGGCTCCCGGCATGCCCAGGGATGACTACACTTACCCTCTCACCAGAGTGGATCATTCATATTTATGAGACTGAGAGAATGGATACAAGGATGATAAGGAAAATGCTTCCCCCTTTCCTGGAACCTGGCCCATAGCGGGTGCTTGGACTACATCTCCCATAGTGCCCTGGGGCATAGGGCTGCCTCCGCCTCTGCCTCCACACCTAATGGAAGTTATAACTCAAGGAGCCAGGTTGGAGGGTGGGAATGGATCAGAGTGTGTAACAAGAGTTGTGGGGACCAGCTGGTTGTTTTGGCTTGGCCTGGAACCCCTAACGTACTTTGATCCCAGCACCCACCTCCCCCAGGGCTTACAGACCTTGGAACCTTTCCATCTCCTGCAAAGGGAATAGGAGTAGAGAGTGCCGGGGAAGAAAAGACACAGGGTGAATTGGCAAGCTCCCTCTTCTTTCCTGTGGCTCTGGGAATCCTCTCCCCTTATACCTATCCATATCTGAGATGTAGACACACTCTTTGGAACTAGTCTCCCCATCTTGAAAGAGACAGGGAAACCAACATCTAGTTGCATGTGTGGCAGTCTTCAGGTTGCTCACATTCTGCCCGCTTTGGGCAGCAGTGGAGAATTGTTGGAGTTATCCCTGAACTGCCAGCTTGTATCTTCCAGGGATTCAGGAACTGCTAGTGAGGTTGTCTGGAAATCCAAATGGGAGCCTCAAGCTAACCTACTTATCTCTGGGACCGTCATTCCTAGAGCCTGGCACGAGGAGTCTGATTGAGCTCATTTTTGGCATAGAAATTGCTGACAGTGGAGAGATGGCAGTGGGGGTTCCTCTCGCAAGTTCATCTCTGGTTCTGAGTCAGCTTAGCCCTTAGCACTTGGAACCTTTGACTCCTGCCAAGGACCCAGTCATTCCTATTCTTATTCTTCAGGCTGGGGTCAGAGATCTCCCCACTGGCCTCAGAATCAGGAAAATGGAACTTTTTGCCTGGCTTTGCCCAAGCTGAGTCACCTGAGGCAAGATCTTAACCATCTTGGGCCTTGATTGATTTTATCAccatgaaaggatggagccagaTGGTCCCTGATGGCCCTAAGAGCCTAAGATCCTCTGAGCCTgtgcttcccctccccctcttATGATATTGGCCTGAACTATCTGACCTCACCCCAGCTTATGTGGCAGAGCCTTGAGAATCAAcattagactgaaaaaaaaaaaaaaaaaaaggagatggagCCCTTGTTTGAAACTTGCTGGTATAAGAAGCACATTGTGTTTACATAAGCCATGTTTGCAATATGGAAactaaactgaaagtgaaagtcgctcagtcctatccaattctttgtgaccccatggactatacagtccagggaattctccaggccagaatacctggagtgggtagccgttcccttctgcaggagaccttcccaacccaaggatcgaacccaggtctcctgaattgcaggcggattctttaccagctgagccaccaggaaatcatCCTTAAGCCACCCCTTGCTGCCCTTGCTGGTCCCACCTCTCAAACCCGTGTCATGTTCTATAAGGCTGAGGCAGCCCTGTGCCCCAGGGCACTATGGGAGATGTAGTTCAAGCACCCCCTGGGCCAGGTTCCAGGAAAGGGGGCAGCATTTTCCTTATCATCCTTGTATTCATTCTCTCAACCTCAAATTAATATTGCCGCCCACAAAATAGCTGGCATGTGTGTCCCCTGGGATGTTGGTTACTGAGGCTTATGTAGGTTACACAAGGGAACAATTCTACCTGGCtgaaagagagaggaggggatTTGATTGGTTTATTTTGTTGATCTGGAGAAGAGAGGTCTAGAAATGAGGAGTCATCTGGGCTTGGGCAGGGAGCTTTCTCTTTGGCCCTGTCTCTGAGCAGCAGGGGAAAAGAACTGGATGCCAAAGGGGTAGCAGATACACAGGGTACTGACCCAAAAAGGAGACTTGGAGGAATGGGAAGAGCAGGGGCAGCCTGAGTGGGACATGAAGCAAGGATTACAGGAAGAAATttccaaaaaagaagagagagagaagggaagggactGCATCTCTACAGGTGAAGTCAGTGGGGAGAGGGCGTAGGTAATCTTGGCGGATATATgtttgctgaagctccaacagcttttttcaaaataatcaccTAGCCCTGGAATGAAGCCAAGTTTCCCTCTGGAAAAGGAGGGAACAGACTCAAAAAGGAAAGGGCGGTTTTGATTACCCTGAGAGGAACGGCTTGACATTTTCTAATAGAACTGTCCATCTGTCCACTCCTTAGTTTATGTTTGAATATGTGGGGTGGAGGGCACTGGGGCAGCGATATGGAGAGATCTGATGTCTACACCCCCACTCTTTGTTCTGGGATGAGCAGTAGTAGGAGTCCGGGCAGTTgaaccttctccttcccctctttctGACAGCTGGGAAAGAGGGCTCTGGGAACCCTCCTGGggggagtggaggtgatgggaattTCTTCACCTGTCGTTCTGCAGAGAGTTGGTGCAGCCCTTGAAGGGGGTGGGGTCCCTCTATTATCCCCCCAGGGGCCTTCTGTTCTTAATCTCAGTTCTGGGGGTGACCAGGGTGATCAGGGATGAAGGAATTCAAGGGGTAATGAGTGTGTGAAGAGCATCCCAGAGGGTGGAACAGCACAAGATTGGGAGTTCTAGTAgctggtggtgggaggggagcTGCCAGCCCTCTATTCCCAGGGTCTGTGAGAAGAGAAGGGGTTTTTAAGTAGGAAGGGCTTGTGTGGATCGCGTGGAGGGGGCCTGCTGTGGAAATGGGGTGCTCTGACCCCCACGctgggttttctcttttcttcaggaTCATGAAGCTGGAAGCCAGCAGTGATGGAGCCACCTCAGAGGTTTCTAAGCCCAAAAAAGACATGGAGCCAGATGCAGAGGTATGCTCAGAGATCCCAGGAGGCCAGGGTCGAGTTCAATCCCAGATCAGGGCTTGAGGCTGAGTTCAAGCTCCCAGGGCTTGGGACCGAGTCAGGACCTGAGGCCAAGGGCAAGTCCCTGGGTCCAAGCCCAGTTCTGGATCGGGGCCTGAGGCCGAGGCCGGCCCTTTGGACTTCATAGTGGCCACAGAAAGGGAATTTGAAGAGGTGTTGGCcgtcttgggtgtgtgtgtgtgttgggggtggggcggCGGGGAGAGCATCGACCGTGACCTTGACTACCTTCCCAGCCGCTTCCACAGCTGGCTCTAGGATCCCAACCACAGAGCAGTGCCGGCCAAGTGCAACAGAGGAACAGGTGAGAGCCGAGGGTTCGGGAGGCAGGTGAAAAGGGATTTGGGTGCATGGGTCTTTGGGAGAGGACGAATGGAGCCTCTCCTCAGCCCTGGTCCGGTTGCTGAGGAAATAGAATCGGCTTTTGGAACCAAAGAGTAGGGCGTGTGACTCCAGGGGCCTGGTCAGTGAGGGTGGGTGAGGGGTGTGTAGAGCTTGAAATGGCGGAGGAACCCAAGAGAAGGATGACAGCTTCAGTATTTTAGGATTCTTTTGAGGAGTTTCTGGGGGTAAGAACACAGAAAGAGGGGAGCAGTCAAGAAGGAGGAGTCTGGGGATGGGAGCAGCTAGAATGGGGTCCAGACCCCTGAGTAGACAACTCTCCCAGCAAGAGAGCCTGCTTGGATACAGGGTTGGCTCAGAgatggctgggggcggggctaaGAGGCAGTGGGGCGTGGCAAGCGCCTGGGGTGGAGCCAATGCGAGGGGGCGTGATTCGCCCCGGGTCTGGAGCATCTCAAGCGGTGGAAGAGACGCCCGGGAATGATCTTTCTGTAGGCTTTCGAATCCGAGACCCGGGTGCTGAGGAGAGCTCCTTGGGCAGGTCACGGGTCTGGCCTGGCGCCCCGGGGGAATGACAACGGAGTGCTCAGTGTGTGAGAAGAGGAGTCCTTTGAACGGAGAGCCCCGTCGGAGAGCaaacccccccacacacaatgGCCTCGGTCGCAGATCGAGAGGGAGTCGGTACACCGGATCGACGCTGGGGAGACGCCGCTGGCGGAGGGACTGAGCAGTGGCGTCCCCGGAGCGCTGCAAGAGGGTGGCCCGGCTGCTAGAGCCCTTCTGTTCGCAGCTGGTAAGAGACAGCACCCGGGGGATCAAAGTGGCACAACTCACCAGGGACGATCAGCTAGGGCCCCAGGAGCTGAAGAAATCCCGCCTAATTACCAAGCAGAACAAAGGAGCTCGGAGGGCCGGGCCTCTCCTCAAGGGGCCTCCGGGCTTTGTCCCCCCTTTCCTGCAGTCAGTCACCGCCTTTCTTTCACTGCCCGCTCTGCCCGGTGGAGGCGCCCATGAGCCCTGCCCTGGGAATCCCAGTCCTTACCCAGACCTTGTCCAGGGAAAATCAAAAAGCTTCCACTTCCAATCTTTAAGCCCTGGATCCTTACTCTGGGAGGCTGGAGACCAGGCGTCCAGGCTTCGTGACCCTGCCTCCCCTACATGGATCCCGCCTCAGTCCAGGAACCAAAACATCCTAATCTGAGCCTTTGTCCTTTACCTCCACCTCCCCCATCCTACCGTGATCAGGGGCCTACCGCGATCAGCTTCCCCTGCTTCCACTGTTGACGCCCACATCCCCAGTTCCCTGACTACTCCACGTCGATCCCCGCTCTTCTCGGGGATCCAGGTATTCGGAGGCCTTGCCCCTGGTTCCTCCATGCTCTCACATACCTTACTCCACCCAGCCTCGCACCGTCGGCCCTCCCCAGGGACGCAGATGGGAGCCCATGCGTGTGACTGTGGAAGTGAAGATGCCAAGAGGCGCCAGGCTCTCAGCTCTCCCACCGCCCAGAGCCGTGCTTGCTCGTGCCCCACGCAGGGCATCCTTTTGGTCCAATTCAACTCGTAGGCGCTGCTAGGCCTCCGGCGTCTTCTCgcagctgcctggggaggccgTGTGGAAGGCTGGCAGCGACCTGGCACGCCTCCTGCTGTCGCCCTCCTTGCAGCGTGACAGGAGAAACCATCCCAGGAGTGGCCGCCCTACTGGCCGAGTGAGAGTAACCTGCGCCTCCTGGCGGCCAAAGGCCTGAAGTGGCGCATGGACAGCCGCGCGCAACCGCGAGGTGCTCACGCTGTGCATGCGCCCTTTCCACATCCCGCACCGCGGCGACAGCACGTGGCGCTACCTCCGCATCGATGCCTTCAGCAGCGACGGTGCGCAGAGGCAGAGCCAGCTTCT from Bos javanicus breed banteng chromosome 25, ARS-OSU_banteng_1.0, whole genome shotgun sequence harbors:
- the NAT16 gene encoding LOW QUALITY PROTEIN: probable N-acetyltransferase 16 (The sequence of the model RefSeq protein was modified relative to this genomic sequence to represent the inferred CDS: inserted 5 bases in 3 codons; deleted 2 bases in 2 codons; substituted 2 bases at 2 genomic stop codons) — its product is MKLEASSDGATSEVSKPKKDMEPDAEVCSEIPGGQVPGSKPSSGSGPEAEAGPLDFIVATEREFEEVLAVLGVCVCWGWGGGESIDRDLDYLPSRFHKESFERRAPSESKPPHTQWPRSQIERESVHRIDAGETPLAEGLAVASPERCKRVARLLEPFCSQLVRDSTRGIKVAQLTRDDQLGPQELKKSRLITKQNKGGILLVQFNSXALLXASGVFSQLPGEAVWKAGSDLARLLLSPSLQRDXEKPSQEWPPYWPSESNLRLLAAKGLKWRMDSRAQPRVLTLCMRPFHIPHRGDSTWRYLRIDAFSSDGAQRQSQLLXHLQLQSPXFSLNVVCQLFPAPQLWSQLVADFHQAGWGLALVKGYTEQYLLEADN